The following are encoded in a window of Cupriavidus oxalaticus genomic DNA:
- a CDS encoding RcnB family protein, producing MNIKKAMPVLLLAASVLAAPFAMAQGSGQTTRPMTEPAGAAPPPAPQSSPYMQVQQWKKGDRLPTEFRDRQYVIDDYKQYNLPAPRKGTRWVGVGAEYYLVAPNGVIQQVGSGS from the coding sequence ATGAATATCAAGAAAGCGATGCCTGTCCTGCTGCTGGCGGCAAGCGTGCTGGCGGCGCCGTTTGCCATGGCGCAAGGCAGTGGCCAGACCACCCGGCCGATGACAGAACCCGCTGGGGCAGCGCCGCCGCCAGCTCCGCAAAGCTCGCCGTATATGCAGGTGCAGCAATGGAAGAAAGGCGACCGCCTGCCGACCGAGTTCAGGGACCGCCAGTATGTGATCGACGATTACAAGCAATACAACCTGCCCGCGCCGCGCAAGGGCACGCGCTGGGTAGGCGTTGGCGCCGAGTATTACCTGGTGGCGCCGAACGGCGTCATCCAGCAGGTGGGGTCGGGCTCCTGA
- a CDS encoding ion channel, whose translation MENSAENFLLALLCAAVLTVTVVGIHYEALRLLSSLHPRRWSGRVNIGVLIVCIILVHCLEAMVFAFGFWFADNELGLGWLAGSTAPGMPTRHGQPSLLVYAYFALETFTTQSLGDLYPVGATRLIATIEPLVGLILIGWSASFTYVVMRRDWLLDEEGEHRGR comes from the coding sequence ATGGAAAACTCTGCCGAGAATTTTTTGCTGGCCCTGCTGTGCGCCGCGGTGCTGACCGTGACCGTGGTGGGCATCCACTACGAAGCGCTGCGTCTGCTGTCGTCGCTGCATCCGCGGCGCTGGAGCGGGCGCGTCAATATCGGCGTGCTGATCGTCTGCATCATCCTGGTCCACTGCCTGGAGGCGATGGTGTTCGCGTTCGGCTTCTGGTTTGCCGACAACGAGCTCGGCCTCGGCTGGCTGGCGGGATCGACCGCGCCCGGCATGCCGACCCGCCACGGCCAGCCGTCGCTGCTGGTCTACGCCTACTTTGCGCTGGAGACCTTTACCACGCAGAGCCTGGGCGACCTCTACCCGGTCGGCGCGACCCGGCTGATCGCGACCATCGAGCCGCTGGTGGGCCTGATCCTGATCGGCTGGTCCGCATCCTTTACCTATGTGGTGATGCGGCGCGACTGGCTGCTCGACGAAGAGGGCGAGCACCGCGGGCGCTAG
- a CDS encoding transporter substrate-binding domain-containing protein has product MKAAEVTRPCGGSPTPRRFTAAAAAAAALVLCSGTAGTAHAAGVAAGVAAGVAAGVTDSAASPTLGKIKSSGTISIGHRTASIPFSYYDANQKVIGFSQDICDRVIDAVKRETGVPALQVRMVPVTSQNRISLVQNGTVDLECGVTTNLKSRQQQVAFSTTFFVAGTRLLVKKGSPVRDFGDLSGKAVVTNAGTTSERILRRLNDEKQANITIQSAKDYGESFLILQSGRVAAFMMDDVLLSGARTLAPNPADWTVVGTPQSFEAYAFMLRKDDPGFKQVVDGAIGGLIRSGEINKLYSKWFAAPVPPKQVNFELPMSEPLKKAYASPNDEAFE; this is encoded by the coding sequence ATGAAAGCAGCAGAAGTCACGCGTCCGTGCGGCGGTTCACCGACCCCGCGCCGGTTCACGGCTGCCGCGGCCGCCGCCGCGGCGCTGGTGCTCTGCAGCGGCACGGCCGGCACGGCGCATGCTGCCGGTGTTGCCGCAGGTGTTGCCGCCGGTGTCGCCGCCGGTGTCACCGATTCCGCCGCCAGCCCGACCCTCGGCAAGATCAAGTCCTCAGGCACGATCTCCATCGGCCATCGCACCGCGTCGATCCCGTTCTCCTACTACGACGCCAACCAGAAGGTGATCGGCTTCTCGCAGGACATCTGCGACCGGGTGATCGATGCGGTGAAGCGCGAGACCGGCGTGCCCGCGCTGCAGGTGCGCATGGTGCCGGTGACCTCGCAGAACCGGATCTCGCTGGTGCAGAACGGCACCGTCGACCTGGAGTGCGGCGTCACCACCAACCTGAAATCGCGCCAGCAGCAGGTGGCGTTCTCGACCACGTTCTTCGTCGCCGGCACGCGGCTGCTGGTGAAGAAGGGCAGCCCGGTGCGCGACTTCGGCGACCTCTCGGGCAAGGCGGTGGTGACCAATGCCGGCACCACGTCGGAGCGCATCCTGCGCCGGCTCAACGACGAGAAGCAGGCCAACATCACCATCCAAAGCGCCAAGGACTATGGCGAGTCGTTCCTGATCCTGCAGTCAGGGCGGGTGGCCGCGTTCATGATGGACGACGTGCTGCTGTCGGGCGCGCGCACGCTGGCGCCCAATCCCGCCGACTGGACCGTGGTGGGCACGCCGCAGTCGTTCGAGGCCTATGCGTTCATGCTGCGCAAGGACGATCCCGGCTTCAAGCAGGTGGTCGACGGTGCCATCGGCGGGCTGATCCGCAGCGGCGAGATCAACAAGCTCTACAGCAAGTGGTTTGCCGCGCCGGTGCCGCCCAAGCAGGTCAATTTCGAGCTGCCGATGAGCGAGCCGCTGAAGAAGGCCTACGCCAGCCCCAACGACGAGGCCTTCGAGTAG
- a CDS encoding MurR/RpiR family transcriptional regulator, with protein sequence MPSDSPTHPPQPPQANPTPAPPQDLDALLALLRASFPSLSTQFQSGARYLLDHPQDVPVLSMRKIAASAGVQPATLVRLSQHLGFEGWQGLRELFVDALRGGSQPYARRARKVVRESSASRMLGEMLDAQHHNLDLIAANNDKTLQQAAELLSQAQNVHVAGFRSCFPIAFTFHYVYRLFRSSVQLIRADAGTLEMELRGLAPKDAVVVASFAPYSQESIRVAAAARECGCKVIALTDSTVAPIALAADCTLLFSVESPSFFPSITAGVAMVEALVEQLLARKGKGAIRALEQAEGELHRAGAYVPAGRG encoded by the coding sequence ATGCCGTCCGACAGCCCCACCCATCCGCCGCAACCTCCCCAGGCCAATCCCACGCCGGCGCCGCCCCAGGACCTCGACGCGCTGCTGGCCTTGCTGCGCGCCAGCTTCCCAAGCCTGAGCACGCAGTTCCAGAGCGGCGCGCGCTACCTGCTCGACCACCCGCAGGACGTGCCGGTGCTGTCGATGCGCAAGATCGCCGCCAGCGCCGGCGTGCAGCCCGCCACGCTGGTCCGGCTGTCACAGCACCTTGGCTTCGAGGGCTGGCAGGGCCTGCGCGAACTCTTTGTCGATGCGCTGCGCGGCGGCAGCCAGCCCTATGCGCGCCGCGCGCGCAAGGTGGTGCGCGAAAGCAGCGCCAGCCGCATGCTGGGCGAGATGCTCGACGCCCAGCACCACAACCTCGACCTGATTGCGGCCAACAACGACAAGACGCTGCAGCAGGCGGCGGAGCTGCTGTCGCAGGCGCAGAACGTGCACGTGGCGGGCTTCCGCTCGTGCTTCCCGATCGCGTTCACCTTCCACTATGTCTACCGGCTGTTCCGCAGCTCGGTGCAGCTGATCCGCGCCGATGCCGGCACGCTGGAAATGGAGCTGCGCGGGCTTGCACCCAAGGACGCCGTGGTGGTGGCCAGCTTTGCCCCGTATTCGCAGGAAAGCATCCGCGTGGCGGCGGCCGCGCGCGAGTGCGGCTGCAAGGTGATCGCCCTGACCGACAGCACCGTGGCGCCGATCGCGCTGGCGGCCGACTGCACGCTGCTGTTCTCGGTCGAGAGCCCGTCGTTCTTCCCGTCGATCACGGCCGGCGTGGCCATGGTCGAGGCGCTGGTCGAGCAGTTGCTGGCGCGCAAGGGCAAGGGCGCGATCCGCGCGCTCGAGCAGGCCGAAGGCGAGCTGCACCGCGCCGGCGCCTACGTGCCCGCCGGCCGCGGCTGA
- a CDS encoding type IV pilin protein — translation MGHRSPAVRHGGMVTPPFRVKGQIGAGTDAAGAMPGRGAHARGFTLVELMIAVAIIAILAAVAIPNYSRHVVRSHRAAIESFMLEVSGAQERFLVDNRAYAASLGALGMSVPAAQGTRYDVTVTPNAALPPGYSIVATPKGSQLSADTGCGTLTLTSAGAKSASGGGTDCWN, via the coding sequence ATGGGACATAGAAGCCCTGCAGTGCGACACGGCGGCATGGTCACGCCGCCGTTTCGGGTCAAGGGTCAAATCGGGGCAGGAACAGACGCGGCGGGCGCCATGCCAGGCCGCGGCGCGCACGCGCGCGGCTTCACGCTGGTCGAGCTGATGATCGCCGTCGCGATCATCGCCATCCTGGCCGCCGTCGCCATCCCCAACTACAGCCGCCATGTGGTGCGATCGCACCGCGCCGCGATCGAGTCGTTCATGCTCGAAGTCTCCGGCGCGCAGGAGCGGTTTCTCGTCGACAACCGCGCCTATGCCGCCAGTCTCGGCGCGCTCGGCATGTCGGTGCCGGCCGCGCAGGGCACGCGCTACGACGTCACCGTCACCCCCAATGCCGCGCTGCCGCCGGGCTACAGCATCGTGGCCACGCCCAAGGGCAGCCAGCTGAGCGCCGACACCGGCTGCGGCACGCTGACGCTGACCAGCGCCGGCGCCAAGTCGGCGTCCGGTGGCGGTACCGATTGCTGGAACTGA
- a CDS encoding GspH/FimT family pseudopilin, which produces MAATYRLRLCRPQPRALHGFTLVELMCTLAVLAILAFAAAPSFASLMAGQRVRSASLDLSSALLLARSEAVKRNATVTLAPTGAAWTAGWTVSAGAETVRTFGPYGGLAITSSAAGAVVLGNDGRLAGAAMRFELAPANDTSAALRACVQVSETGRVASDTGACP; this is translated from the coding sequence ATGGCAGCCACCTACCGGCTTCGCCTGTGCCGCCCGCAGCCGCGGGCGCTGCACGGCTTCACCCTGGTCGAACTGATGTGCACGCTGGCCGTGCTGGCGATCCTGGCGTTCGCCGCCGCGCCCTCGTTTGCCTCGCTGATGGCGGGGCAGCGCGTGCGCAGCGCCTCGCTCGACCTGAGCTCGGCACTGCTGCTGGCGCGCAGCGAGGCGGTCAAGCGCAATGCCACCGTGACGCTGGCGCCCACCGGGGCGGCGTGGACCGCGGGCTGGACCGTCAGCGCTGGTGCGGAAACGGTGCGCACCTTCGGGCCCTACGGCGGGCTCGCCATCACCTCCAGCGCCGCCGGCGCGGTGGTGCTCGGCAACGACGGCCGGCTTGCCGGCGCGGCCATGCGCTTCGAGCTTGCGCCCGCCAATGACACCTCCGCCGCGCTGCGCGCGTGCGTGCAGGTCAGCGAGACCGGCCGCGTTGCGTCCGACACCGGAGCCTGCCCATGA
- the pilV gene encoding type IV pilus modification protein PilV produces the protein MTRTLSRPRRPRARPGRRARQGGFLLIEVLVAVVILLVALLGTAGLVARSGQTEMESYQRVQALALLQDMTTRINANRQVAPCYADGANGMRLGTGSAAPAACTLGTDAQNATANGDLQAWNAALLGSAEVSPGAAGVAAQAVGAMIGARGCIDTVDAAASIYRITVAWQGLAATGAPALGCGQDQYGTDAHRRAVSTQIRIGSLGTVS, from the coding sequence ATGACCCGAACGCTTTCACGGCCGCGACGGCCGCGCGCGCGGCCAGGCCGCCGCGCCAGGCAGGGCGGCTTCCTGCTGATCGAAGTGCTGGTGGCGGTGGTGATCCTGCTCGTCGCGCTGCTCGGCACGGCCGGGCTGGTGGCGCGCTCGGGACAGACCGAGATGGAGTCGTACCAGCGGGTGCAGGCGCTGGCGCTGCTGCAGGACATGACAACGCGCATCAATGCCAACCGCCAGGTGGCGCCGTGCTATGCCGACGGCGCCAACGGCATGCGCCTGGGCACCGGCAGCGCGGCGCCGGCAGCGTGCACCCTGGGCACTGATGCGCAGAACGCCACCGCCAACGGCGACCTGCAGGCCTGGAACGCAGCATTGCTGGGCAGCGCCGAAGTCAGCCCGGGCGCCGCCGGCGTCGCGGCGCAGGCCGTCGGTGCGATGATCGGCGCGCGCGGCTGCATCGACACCGTCGACGCGGCCGCCAGCATCTACCGCATCACCGTGGCCTGGCAGGGCCTGGCCGCCACCGGCGCCCCCGCGCTCGGCTGCGGCCAGGACCAGTACGGCACCGATGCCCACCGCCGCGCGGTCAGCACGCAGATCCGCATCGGCTCGCTGGGGACCGTGTCATGA
- a CDS encoding PilW family protein produces MTAALRIARGRLRRRQRGVSLVELMIGITIGLVLLTALASLYYANSLSRTEFVKSAEQVENGRYALDQIRREVELAGFFGTGSIARGATVAGPALCATDPAALGFTAGGTVPLPLAGYAAGVAAPCLPDLAATSEVLVVRRVSTTPVAAPMPGVPYLQVSACPNDSTAFVFDASAAAAFPLRTKACDAAVPAALREAVVRAFYLAPCDRCSNGGDGIPTLKMAELVNGAFQSRSLAQGIQDMHLAYGVDLDSNGSADCYVDDPGANNAAACPIVPGYDWTDALANWSNVTTVRVNLLARTLRTSGGQVDTRTYDLGRAAASGPFNDGYKRHVYAQVARLVNVAGLREQ; encoded by the coding sequence ATGACGGCAGCACTGCGGATTGCCCGGGGCCGGCTGCGGCGGCGCCAGCGCGGCGTGTCGCTGGTCGAACTGATGATCGGCATCACCATCGGCCTGGTGCTGCTGACCGCGCTGGCCAGCCTCTATTACGCCAACAGCTTGTCGCGCACCGAGTTCGTCAAGTCGGCCGAGCAGGTCGAGAACGGCCGCTATGCGCTGGACCAGATCCGGCGCGAAGTGGAACTCGCGGGATTTTTCGGGACGGGCAGCATCGCGCGGGGCGCCACGGTTGCCGGCCCGGCGCTGTGCGCGACGGATCCCGCGGCGCTCGGCTTCACCGCCGGCGGCACCGTCCCGCTGCCTCTGGCCGGCTATGCCGCCGGCGTGGCCGCACCCTGCCTGCCGGACCTTGCCGCCACCTCGGAGGTGCTGGTGGTGCGGCGCGTGTCGACCACGCCGGTGGCGGCCCCGATGCCTGGCGTGCCTTACCTGCAGGTGTCGGCCTGCCCGAACGACAGCACTGCCTTTGTCTTCGATGCCAGCGCGGCGGCGGCTTTCCCGCTGCGCACCAAGGCTTGCGATGCGGCGGTGCCGGCAGCGCTGCGCGAGGCGGTGGTGCGCGCGTTCTATCTCGCGCCGTGCGACCGCTGCAGCAACGGCGGGGACGGCATCCCCACGCTGAAGATGGCCGAGCTGGTCAACGGCGCATTCCAGTCGCGTTCGCTGGCGCAAGGCATACAGGACATGCACCTGGCGTACGGCGTGGACCTGGACAGCAACGGCTCCGCCGACTGCTATGTGGACGATCCCGGCGCCAACAACGCCGCTGCCTGCCCCATCGTGCCGGGCTACGACTGGACCGATGCGCTGGCCAACTGGAGCAATGTGACCACCGTGCGCGTGAACCTGCTGGCACGCACGCTGCGGACCTCCGGCGGCCAGGTGGACACCCGCACCTATGACCTGGGGCGCGCCGCCGCCAGCGGCCCGTTCAATGACGGCTACAAGCGCCATGTCTACGCCCAGGTGGCGCGGCTGGTCAATGTGGCAGGACTGCGTGAGCAATGA
- a CDS encoding pilus assembly PilX family protein, whose product MKRSSGSPLRRRQTGVTLVVTLVFMVLFLLIAVALVNSGLINVKVAANQQHTAEARDVAQQSIEQVISDDFTKAPAAISVAVDVSGDGKADYVAQVATPECVASKPIKNVELDLKDPDDVSCMIGSGVQNTGIVTAGNNAGNSLCNATQWDVSATVDDSAGTGAVATVHQGVAVRMPTGSACP is encoded by the coding sequence ATGAAGAGGTCATCCGGCAGTCCGCTGCGCCGCAGGCAGACCGGGGTCACGCTGGTCGTGACCCTGGTGTTCATGGTCCTGTTCCTGCTGATCGCCGTGGCACTGGTCAACTCGGGCCTGATCAATGTCAAGGTCGCGGCCAACCAGCAGCATACCGCCGAAGCGCGTGACGTCGCGCAGCAGTCGATCGAGCAGGTGATCTCCGACGACTTCACCAAGGCACCGGCAGCCATCAGCGTGGCGGTGGATGTCAGCGGCGACGGCAAGGCCGACTACGTGGCCCAGGTCGCCACGCCGGAATGCGTGGCGAGCAAGCCCATCAAGAACGTCGAGCTCGACCTGAAGGATCCCGACGATGTCTCGTGCATGATCGGAAGCGGTGTGCAGAACACCGGCATCGTCACGGCCGGCAACAACGCGGGCAACTCGCTGTGCAACGCCACCCAGTGGGACGTGTCCGCCACGGTCGACGACAGCGCCGGCACCGGCGCCGTGGCAACGGTCCACCAGGGCGTGGCGGTGCGCATGCCGACCGGCTCGGCCTGCCCCTGA
- a CDS encoding pilus assembly protein gives MTSPARRNRRHAAFAAALLALAGWQGAHAEDIDLFTGLQNNAGTKPNVLLLLDNASTWNAATTIRGCDVPDVVSANNAGTDVGAIQCALYRAVNTLVTNEQLAGNINMGLMMFGTGTNPGGKFRYPSAAPYTLPLMDLENGGKFLEYIKSIDRQADNSNNSQVGGGMQEAWAFFSGKKGLSGTQYASPITNPCQKNFVIYIANAVNNGKPQDTGTEARDALAAAGASARQLTQLKLDTAANKYESNWGDEWARFMYETDVNGNLDNNQNIITYTIAVTDDRNPDYVESTRSMADNAGGKRYVVSLGDVDALVNALLQIFNEMQAVNNVFSSVSLPVSVNGQGSYLNQIYIGMFRPDATAAPRWMGNLKQYKLGYDNKNQIVVLDANPSGPNQQSAISNAGTGFISPNAKSFWTAEPPLGFSGSSYTGSPASGWPAKGFWVNSPSGAAGALDSADGVAGVVGGDGEIVEKGGAGEMLRAQFTTDQSGRKLYTCPSGVCSGKTLASFDTSNGWLAGTGGQAALNATAADVSNLIRWVRGRDVRALGDSAIAGAEQQKGPGGSVTVRGSVHGDVLHSRPVVINYGGTTGVVVFYGANDGVFHAVNGNQDIGIGGVRPGGELWGFIPPEFYGKLGRLYTNQPEVQLSGSPTGSGAKPRDYFFDGTTTVFQDLRDPAKPRVVIYLTARRGGRLTYALDVTDPLAPEFLWKADSTSIPELGQTWSQPRVIRVKGYANPLVVMGAGYDPAEDAEPSQGGSGSGQGRGVIVFDAFEGKVVRAWLADCTGLAATVCTTPAGLNRAIPSDVAVVDRNGDGLVDKGYVGDVGGNVWRLDFETAAGIGSDAWTLQKFASLGGAQATNDARKFMYPPDVITTGNYDAVMIGSGDREHPLYTTSTTPGLAYNVSNRFYMLKDTVLTGGLPSTWTALTEADLFDATSTAYTDTTAGKGFYLVLGTGEKVVNAPLTVAGYTYFGTNQPSVPKSGVCYPDLGIARGYAVSFLTGKGLNNNRHVVFNNGGLPPSPVFGVVAVTDAAGNTSNVPVLIGGGNQTGPGGGDNTSSLGAQKISPPGIGKRKRTYWYTQTDRK, from the coding sequence ATGACGAGCCCAGCCCGCCGGAATCGGCGCCATGCCGCCTTCGCCGCAGCCCTGCTTGCCCTGGCCGGATGGCAGGGCGCGCATGCGGAAGACATCGACCTGTTCACCGGCCTGCAGAACAATGCCGGCACCAAGCCCAATGTGTTGTTGCTGCTGGACAATGCGTCCACGTGGAATGCGGCCACGACCATCCGTGGTTGCGATGTCCCCGATGTCGTCAGCGCCAACAATGCCGGCACCGACGTCGGCGCGATCCAGTGCGCACTTTACCGGGCGGTGAATACGCTCGTGACCAACGAGCAACTGGCCGGCAACATCAACATGGGGCTGATGATGTTCGGCACCGGCACCAACCCCGGCGGCAAGTTCCGCTACCCGTCGGCTGCGCCGTACACGTTGCCGCTGATGGACCTCGAAAACGGCGGCAAATTCCTGGAGTACATCAAGAGCATCGACCGCCAGGCCGACAACTCGAACAACTCCCAGGTGGGCGGCGGCATGCAGGAGGCCTGGGCATTCTTCAGCGGCAAGAAGGGCTTGTCGGGCACGCAGTACGCGTCGCCGATCACCAACCCGTGCCAGAAGAACTTCGTCATCTACATTGCCAACGCGGTCAACAACGGCAAGCCGCAGGACACCGGCACCGAGGCCAGGGACGCACTTGCCGCGGCCGGTGCAAGCGCCAGGCAGCTGACCCAGCTCAAGCTCGACACGGCGGCCAACAAGTATGAAAGCAACTGGGGCGACGAGTGGGCGCGGTTCATGTACGAAACCGACGTGAACGGCAATCTCGACAATAACCAGAACATCATCACCTATACCATTGCCGTCACGGACGACAGGAACCCCGACTATGTCGAGTCGACCCGCAGCATGGCCGACAACGCCGGCGGCAAGCGCTATGTGGTCAGCCTGGGCGACGTGGATGCGCTGGTGAACGCGCTGCTGCAGATCTTCAACGAGATGCAGGCGGTCAACAACGTGTTCTCGTCGGTGAGCCTGCCGGTCAGCGTGAACGGGCAGGGTTCGTACCTGAACCAGATCTACATCGGCATGTTCCGGCCCGACGCCACCGCGGCGCCGCGCTGGATGGGCAACCTGAAGCAGTACAAGCTAGGCTACGACAACAAGAACCAGATCGTGGTGCTGGACGCCAACCCCAGCGGCCCCAACCAGCAGAGTGCGATCAGCAACGCCGGCACGGGCTTTATCTCGCCTAACGCCAAGAGTTTCTGGACCGCCGAGCCGCCGCTGGGGTTCAGTGGCTCGAGCTATACCGGCAGTCCGGCAAGCGGCTGGCCTGCCAAGGGATTCTGGGTCAACAGCCCCTCCGGGGCCGCCGGTGCGCTGGATTCTGCCGACGGCGTGGCGGGTGTGGTCGGCGGCGACGGCGAGATCGTCGAGAAGGGCGGCGCCGGCGAAATGCTGCGCGCGCAGTTCACCACCGACCAGAGCGGACGCAAGCTCTACACCTGCCCGTCCGGGGTATGCAGCGGCAAGACGCTGGCTTCATTCGATACGTCCAACGGCTGGCTGGCCGGCACCGGCGGGCAGGCTGCGCTCAACGCCACCGCGGCCGACGTCAGCAACCTGATCAGGTGGGTGCGTGGCCGCGACGTGCGGGCGCTGGGCGACAGCGCGATCGCCGGCGCGGAGCAGCAGAAGGGTCCTGGGGGCAGCGTCACCGTGCGCGGCTCGGTGCATGGCGACGTGCTGCATTCGCGCCCGGTGGTGATCAACTACGGCGGCACGACCGGCGTGGTGGTGTTCTATGGCGCCAACGACGGCGTCTTCCATGCGGTCAACGGCAACCAGGACATCGGCATCGGCGGCGTGCGGCCGGGCGGGGAACTGTGGGGCTTCATTCCGCCTGAGTTCTACGGCAAGCTCGGCCGGCTCTATACCAACCAGCCCGAAGTGCAGCTGAGCGGATCGCCCACGGGCTCGGGTGCGAAGCCGCGCGACTATTTCTTTGATGGCACCACCACGGTGTTCCAGGACCTGCGCGACCCGGCCAAGCCGCGCGTGGTGATCTACCTGACCGCGCGCCGCGGCGGGCGCCTGACCTATGCGCTGGATGTGACCGATCCGCTGGCGCCGGAATTCCTGTGGAAGGCCGACAGCACCAGCATCCCGGAGCTTGGCCAGACCTGGTCGCAGCCGCGCGTGATCCGCGTCAAGGGGTATGCCAACCCGCTGGTGGTGATGGGCGCCGGCTACGACCCCGCCGAGGACGCCGAGCCTTCGCAGGGCGGCAGCGGTTCGGGGCAAGGACGTGGCGTGATCGTGTTCGATGCCTTCGAGGGCAAAGTGGTGCGCGCATGGCTGGCAGACTGCACCGGCCTTGCCGCCACGGTGTGCACGACGCCCGCCGGCTTGAACCGCGCGATCCCGTCCGACGTGGCGGTGGTGGACCGCAACGGCGACGGGCTGGTCGACAAGGGCTATGTCGGCGATGTTGGCGGCAATGTCTGGCGGCTGGACTTCGAGACCGCGGCCGGCATCGGGTCGGATGCCTGGACGTTGCAGAAGTTCGCGTCGCTGGGCGGCGCGCAGGCCACCAACGATGCGCGCAAGTTCATGTATCCGCCGGACGTCATCACCACCGGCAACTACGATGCGGTGATGATCGGCAGCGGCGACCGCGAGCATCCGCTGTACACCACCAGCACCACGCCGGGCCTGGCCTATAACGTCAGCAACCGCTTCTACATGCTGAAGGACACGGTGCTCACCGGCGGGCTGCCGTCGACATGGACGGCGCTGACCGAGGCCGACCTGTTCGACGCGACTTCGACCGCGTACACCGACACGACCGCCGGCAAGGGCTTCTACCTGGTGCTGGGCACCGGCGAGAAGGTGGTCAACGCGCCGCTGACCGTGGCCGGCTACACCTACTTCGGCACCAACCAGCCGAGCGTGCCCAAGTCGGGCGTGTGCTATCCGGACCTGGGCATTGCGCGCGGCTATGCGGTTTCGTTCCTGACCGGCAAGGGCCTGAACAACAACCGCCATGTCGTGTTCAACAACGGTGGCCTGCCGCCGTCGCCGGTGTTCGGGGTGGTTGCCGTCACGGATGCGGCAGGCAACACCAGCAACGTGCCGGTGCTGATCGGCGGCGGCAACCAGACCGGTCCCGGCGGCGGCGACAATACTTCGTCGCTGGGCGCGCAGAAGATCTCGCCGCCGGGGATCGGCAAGCGCAAGCGCACTTACTGGTACACGCAGACCGACCGGAAGTGA